CGGCATTGCTGGCCTGCAGGACCCGCACGTGTGGTTCGACGTGCCCCTGTGGAAGCACACCGTGTTGATCGTCCGTGACGCCCTGACCCGGGTAGACCCGGCCGGCAGGGCCATCTACGCGAACAACGCTGCTGCCTATCAGAAGAAACTTGACGCCCTGCATCAGCGTGTCGACAAGATGATGAAAGGCGTGCCCAGACGCCAGCGCGTGCTGATTACAGCCCACGACGCGTTCAGCTACTTCGGCCGGAAGTACGGCGTTGAAGTGCGCGGCATTCAGGGCATCTCGACGGTCGCCGAAGCCGGAACCAAGGACATCCAGGACCTTGCCACCTTCATCGTGGAGCGCAAGATTCCAGCCGTCTTTATTGAAAGCAGTGTGCCCAAACGCACTGTAGAGGCCGTGGTGCAGGCCACCCGGGCCCGGGGGTCGGACCTGAAGATTGGCGGCGAACTCTTCTCGGATGCGGCCGGGAGTCCCGGTACCCGGGAAGGCACCTATATCGGCATGGTGGAACACAATGCCCGGACCATCAGCGAAGCCCTGCGCGGCAAGTAAGGGAGGAAAGGCATGACTGCATCCGCCAAGGCACCTTCTCTGGCAGCTGTTCCGCTTTCTGTGCGTGATCTCACGGTCGCGTACCGGGAGGCTCCCGTGTTGTGGGACATCAACCTCGAGTTCCCGGCAGGGCAGCTCTGTGCGGTCGTGGGTCCCAACGGCGCCGGGAAAAGCACCTTCCTCAAGGCCGTGCTGGGCCTCCTGCCCAAAGCGTCCGGAAGTATCCGGTTTTTTGGTGCGCCGCTGGCCCAAGCACGCCGCCGGATCGGCTACGTGCCCCAGCGCACCAGTGTCGACTGGGACTTTCCTACAGACGCTCTGGATGTGGTCACCATGGGCCTGTACGGGACGCTTGGCTGGATTCGCAGGCCAGGGAAGCGCGAGCGTGACCTGGCCATGCAGGCCCTGGAACGCGTCCGCATGACCGAGTTCGCCGGGCGCCAGATCTCCCAGCTGTCGGGGGGCCAGCAGCAGCGGGTGTTTCTGGCCCGTGCCCTGGCACAGGACGCGGACGTGTATTTCATGGACGAACCGTTTGCCGGCGTGGACGCGACCACCGAGCGCGCCATCCTGGACGTGATGCGTGATCTGCAGGAACAGGGCAAGACGGTCGTGGTGGTTCACCATGATCTGGACACTGTCCGGGAGTACTTCGACCATGTGACCCTGCTGAATGTCAGCGTGGTGGCCAGCGGACCCATCGAGACGACGTTCAGCCCCGAACTGCTGCGCAAGACGTACGGCGGGAAGGTTGCGTTTCTGCGCGAGGCCCTGCCGGTATGAACCTGGAATTCCTGCTGAGCATATTCACGGACTACACGCTGCGCAACGTCGCCTTGGGCAGTGCGCTGCTGGGCATCACCGGAGGCATCGTCGGAGCGTTTGCCGTTCTGCGCCGT
The sequence above is drawn from the Deinococcus malanensis genome and encodes:
- a CDS encoding metal ABC transporter solute-binding protein, Zn/Mn family, which encodes MKKHIPKLLLIAGLMALVSPSAGADERVTKVADLKPVQLNGGKIKVTTTINMISDLVQNVGGNRVQVTGLMGPGVDPHLYKASARDVRSIQDAHLIFYNGLHLEGKMVDLLERSPKAIAVTDAIPRRQLITPPGGFIGIAGLQDPHVWFDVPLWKHTVLIVRDALTRVDPAGRAIYANNAAAYQKKLDALHQRVDKMMKGVPRRQRVLITAHDAFSYFGRKYGVEVRGIQGISTVAEAGTKDIQDLATFIVERKIPAVFIESSVPKRTVEAVVQATRARGSDLKIGGELFSDAAGSPGTREGTYIGMVEHNARTISEALRGK
- a CDS encoding metal ABC transporter ATP-binding protein, which translates into the protein MTASAKAPSLAAVPLSVRDLTVAYREAPVLWDINLEFPAGQLCAVVGPNGAGKSTFLKAVLGLLPKASGSIRFFGAPLAQARRRIGYVPQRTSVDWDFPTDALDVVTMGLYGTLGWIRRPGKRERDLAMQALERVRMTEFAGRQISQLSGGQQQRVFLARALAQDADVYFMDEPFAGVDATTERAILDVMRDLQEQGKTVVVVHHDLDTVREYFDHVTLLNVSVVASGPIETTFSPELLRKTYGGKVAFLREALPV